In Beutenbergia cavernae DSM 12333, the DNA window TCGGCGTGGGTGCGGGGTGGGTGCGGGGTGAGTGCGGGGTGAGCGTCCGAGTGCGGGCCGTGCCGCACCGCACTCGGACGCACGGCCCGCACTCGGACGCCACGCCCGGCACTCGGACGCAGGCTCCGCACCCGGACGCCACGCCCGGCAGCCGGACGCCACGCCCGGCACTCGGACGCCACGGCGGGAACCCGGCGCAGGCTCGCCGCCACCGACGTCGAGGCCGAGTGCACCTAGACGCACACCGTGACGAGGTCGGGAAACGCGAGCCCGATCCACAGCTCCCCGGCGGCGGCGCCCGCGGACACGACGCCGACCCGCGCGAGCCACGCCACCATCACCATGCCGTGCGTGGCGATGACCATGTCCTCGCCCGGGTACGCACGCACGCCCGCGTCGAAGCGTGCGGCGGCCTCGTCCGGCGTCTCCCACCCGGCGTGCCGGACATCGAGCCGGCTCTCGACCCACGCCCGGCGTCGCGCGACCACGGCGTCGTCGAACGGCTCGCCCGGGCGGCTGACCTCGCCGAACCGCGCGTCGGTCGTCGGAGGTCCCGCGGCCAGCGTGATCGTCTCGACGGCCTTGGCCTCGGTGCTGCTCAGCAGCAGCCCCGCAGGGAGCGTGCCGGCCAGGCGCGCAGCTGCCGCCCTGCCCTCGTCGCTCAGCGGCCAGGCACGGGGGTCGGCGTCGGGCCGTGCCGCGGGCATCGCGTGGCGGAGCAGGTGCACCCGCCTCGCCGCCACCTGCCGCACGCTACCCGCGCCTGGCGTCGGGTCCGGCCCGTCCTACCCTGAGCGCATGCCGGTCACGATGCGCGACGTCGCCGCGCTCGCGGGCGTGTCGGTGAAGACCGTCTCGCGCGTGGTGAACCTCGAGCCGCACACGCGGCCCGAGGTCGTCCGACGGGTGCGCGCAGCGATCGCCGAGCTCGACTGGGTGCCCAACGGCAGCGCCCGCACCCTCCGGACGGGCCGCACCGGGCTCGTCGCCGTCGCCGTCACGGAGCTCCGCCGGCCGCATCTCGCGATGCTGGGAGAAGCGCTCGTCGACGAGATCGGGCGGCGTGGGCTTCAGGCCGCCGTCGAACCCACGCACGGTGATCCTGCCCGCCTGCGCGACCTGCTCGACGCCCGCGGCCGGATCTTCGACGGCCTCGTCCTGATCGGGGATCCGGGCGAGGACCTGTTGACCGGGCTGCGGGCCCAGCACCCGGTGGTCCTCGTGCACGGCGGCGGGCGGGGCACCGTCGACGCGGTGGACGCCGACCTCGTCGAGGCCGCCTCCCTCGTGGCCCGCCACCTCGTGGTCATGGGGCGATCGCGTCCCGTGCTCCTCGGGCTCGACCGCGGCGCGGGTGGTGTCGAGGCGATGCGCGCCGCGCTCGCGTCCGCCGGCGTCACGGAGCCTGCCCCCGCCATCGGTGGCGTCCGGACTCGCGCGGACGGGGCCGACGTCGTCGACCGTGCGCGTCGTGAGCGACCCGACCTCGACACCCTCGTCTGCGGCTCCGACGAGGTCGCGCTCGGCGCCCTCGCCGCTCTGGCGCGCGACGGCGTGGCCGTCCCGGACGACGTCGCCGTCATCGGCTTCGACGACCTCGACGACGGCCAGTTCACGACGCCGAGCCTCACCACCGTCGATCCAGGCCCCGGCCGCCTGGCCAGGGCGGCCATCGACCTGCTCGCCGACCGGCTCTCCGGCACCGCACCCGCGGAGCCGCGCCGCGTGATCTCCCCGGTCGAGCTCATCCGCCGGGAGTCGACCTTGGGCGGGATGTCGTGAAGGCGCCCACGCTCGCCGACGTCGCGGCGGTCGCCGGCGTCTCCGCCAAGACCGTCTCGAACGTCCTGCTCGGGCGCCCCGGCGTCTCGGCGCGCACGCGGGAGTCGGTCCGGGAGGCGATCGCGCAGGTGGGCTACGCCGTCAACCCGGCCGGACGGGGGCTCGCATCCGGGCGGACGGGGCGCGTCGCCGTCGTCGTCCCCATGCTCTACCAGCCCTACTTCGCGGAGATGGCCGAGCGGCTCATCCTCGCGCTCGAGGCGCACGGGCTCGCGACGACGCTGCGCATCGCGCCCGACGGACGCTCCGAGCTCGACGCCGTGCTCGGCGTGTCCACGCGCGACGTCGACGCCGTCGTCATCTGCCCGCACCTGCTCTCGGCGGAGCTCATCGGCGACGCCGTGCTGCCGCGGCCGGTGGTGCAGGTCGGGGGTGGCCCGGTCGACCGGATCGACGGCGTCATCATGGGTGAGCGCGCGGGCGCTGAGGCGGTGGCGCGTCACCTGCTCGACGGCGGACGACGGCGGATCGCGCTCGTGTGGAACGCTCCCCGCGGTGAGATGCCGTCCGGCTCGCGCTACGAGGGGTACCGCAGCGTGCTCGCGGAGCACGGCATCGACGTCGACCCCGCGCTGATCGCCCGCGGGTCGGACTGGGACCGACGCGTCTCGGGGTACGAGGCGATGGTGGGGCTGCTGCAGTCCGGTGCCCGGTTCGACGCCGCCATGTGC includes these proteins:
- a CDS encoding histidine phosphatase family protein; amino-acid sequence: MAARRVHLLRHAMPAARPDADPRAWPLSDEGRAAAARLAGTLPAGLLLSSTEAKAVETITLAAGPPTTDARFGEVSRPGEPFDDAVVARRRAWVESRLDVRHAGWETPDEAAARFDAGVRAYPGEDMVIATHGMVMVAWLARVGVVSAGAAAGELWIGLAFPDLVTVCV
- a CDS encoding LacI family DNA-binding transcriptional regulator, with amino-acid sequence MPVTMRDVAALAGVSVKTVSRVVNLEPHTRPEVVRRVRAAIAELDWVPNGSARTLRTGRTGLVAVAVTELRRPHLAMLGEALVDEIGRRGLQAAVEPTHGDPARLRDLLDARGRIFDGLVLIGDPGEDLLTGLRAQHPVVLVHGGGRGTVDAVDADLVEAASLVARHLVVMGRSRPVLLGLDRGAGGVEAMRAALASAGVTEPAPAIGGVRTRADGADVVDRARRERPDLDTLVCGSDEVALGALAALARDGVAVPDDVAVIGFDDLDDGQFTTPSLTTVDPGPGRLARAAIDLLADRLSGTAPAEPRRVISPVELIRRESTLGGMS
- a CDS encoding LacI family DNA-binding transcriptional regulator, which translates into the protein MKAPTLADVAAVAGVSAKTVSNVLLGRPGVSARTRESVREAIAQVGYAVNPAGRGLASGRTGRVAVVVPMLYQPYFAEMAERLILALEAHGLATTLRIAPDGRSELDAVLGVSTRDVDAVVICPHLLSAELIGDAVLPRPVVQVGGGPVDRIDGVIMGERAGAEAVARHLLDGGRRRIALVWNAPRGEMPSGSRYEGYRSVLAEHGIDVDPALIARGSDWDRRVSGYEAMVGLLQSGARFDAAMCVNDAVAVGALRALRGHGRRVPEDVAVTGFDDTDEGEFTTPSLTSVSPHQEDMVAAAVAMLVERLGGYDGAARHVQTSAHLVVRDSSRPPV